In Helianthus annuus cultivar XRQ/B chromosome 3, HanXRQr2.0-SUNRISE, whole genome shotgun sequence, a single window of DNA contains:
- the LOC110931737 gene encoding SKP1-like protein 1A: MSYSKTIVLTNYDGETFVVDEVVAVEPQTIEHMIEDGCANTSIPLPNVTSKILSKVIEHCKKHVETPNSNEKAAKADLKSFDFDFVKADQGTLFDLILAMNYLNIKELLDLIYQTVADMIKGKTPEEEEEMRRVNAWVFSSFALFLSHVIIVDILTNTGLREAVLGVWIGRLVARLMKGWLLMG; this comes from the exons ATGTCATATTCAAAAACCATCGTGTTAACAAACTATGACGGTGAAACATTCGTGGTTGACGAGGTTGTTGCAGTGGAGCCTCAAACGATCGAGCACATGATCGAAGACGGTTGTGCTAACACCAGCATCCCTTTGCCCAACGTCACCAGTAAGATCCTCTCAAAGGTTATCGAACACTGTAAGAAACATGTGGAGACACCGAATAGCAACGAGAAGGCCGCTAAAGCGGATCTTAAATCCTTTGATTTTGACTTTGTGAAAGCCGATCAGGGTACTCTGTTTGATCTTATTCTGGCTATGAACTATTTGAACATCAAGGAGCTGCTTGATCTGATCTACCAGACAGTTGCTGACATGATTAAAGGAAAGACTCCTGAAGAAGAGGAGGAGATGCGCAGGGTGAATGCGTGGGTTTTTTCA TCATTTGCTTTGTTTTTGTCACATGTTATCATCGTTGATATATTGACTAACACTGGGCTGAGAGAAGCTGTATTGGGCGTCTGGATTGGAAGGCTGGTTGCTAGGCTTATGAAAGGCTGGTTGTTGATGGGCTGA
- the LOC110929314 gene encoding NAC domain-containing protein 35: protein MGVEEIELNKVMMNQQEEEMSSRKNKQGDEDEDDHENDMVMPGFRFHPTEEELVEFYLRRKVEGKRFNVELITFLDLYRYDPWELPALAAIGEKEWFFYVPRDRKYRNGDRPNRVTTSGYWKATGADRMIRTENFRSIGLKKTLVFYSGKAPKGIRTSWIMNEYRLPQHETERLQKAEISLCRVYKRPGVEDHPSVPRTLPTTRATSSRLSNADKRQHSNNLLSFHSIEGQSSNQNDDKLSETSGSSTTDIVGTNLGLSSTITPSYSNYVTSFPTISATLPPHTSSSVPPTNPSPGIFPNTVDDLQRIISYQQASVNNLASQAFHIQNYQHKLSNNMVLQPQIQPQLQQQQSLLALNNLAGEVQVNFPDRLWEWNPMPGEGSKDYTNPFK, encoded by the exons ATGGGCGTAGAAGAAATTGAGTTAAATAAAGTAATGATGAACCAGCAGGAAGAGGAGATGAGCAGCCGTAAGAATAAGCAAGGCGACGAAGACGAAGATGATCATGAAAACGACATGGTGATGCCAGGCTTTAGATTTCATCCAACGGAGGAAGAGCTTGTTGAGTTCTACCTTCGCCGTAAGGTAGAGGGCAAGAGATTCAATGTTGAACTTATCACTTTTCTTGATCTTTATCGTTATGATCCTTGGGAGCTTCCTG CATTGGCAGCAATTGGGGAAAAAGAATGGTTTTTCTATGTTCCACGGGATAGAAAGTACCGAAATGGGGATCGCCCAAACCGTGTGACAACTTCAGGCTATTGGAAAGCCACAGGAGCCGATAGAATGATACGAACAGAAAATTTCAGGTCCATCGGGTTAAAGAAAACACTCGTTTTTTACTCCGGAAAGGCTCCTAAAGGCATTCGAACAAGTTGGATCATGAACGAGTATCGCTTGCCTCAACATGAAACTGAAAGATTACAAAAG GCTGAGATTTCACTTTGTAGGGTTTACAAACGGCCTGGAGTGGAAGACCACCCATCTGTCCCTCGCACTCTACCAACAACTAGGGCTACATCATCAAGACTATCTAATGCTGATAAGAGACAACATTCCAACAACTTGTTGAGTTTCCACTCCATTGAAGGCCAAAGTTCAAATCAAAATGATGATAAGTTGAGTGAAACAAGTGGTAGTAGCACTACTGACATCGTAGGAACCAACCTGGGCCTTTCAAGCACCATAACTCCGTCTTATAGTAACTATGTTACTTCATTTCCGACCATCTCCGCCACGCTGCCACCGCATACATCATCATCAGTCCCCCCCACCAACCCGTCCCCCGGCATATTCCCCAACACTGTGGATGACCTCCAAAGAATCATAAGCTATCAACAAGCTTCGGTCAATAATCTAGCCTCTCAAGCTTTTCACATTCAGAATTATCAACATAAACTTTCTAATAATATGGTTTTACAACCGCAAATACAACCGCAGTTGCAGCAACAACAATCGCTTCTTGCGCTGAATAACTTGGCCGGAGAGGTTCAAGTGAATTTCCCGGATAGGCTATGGGAATGGAATCCGATGCCGGGAGAAGGAAGCAAGGATTACACCAACCCTTTCAAGTAG